From the Crateriforma spongiae genome, one window contains:
- a CDS encoding sulfatase family protein, with amino-acid sequence MNRFLLIPLLITLAVADGWADSTSPNIVVIMADDLGLGDVGFHARKFRNQDPIVDTPNIDALAEHGLWFTDGHSATALCAPTRYSVMSGKNGYRSYAPWGVWSTFAPSALIKGEATLGSVVQDAGYRTGFVGKWHLGGDFLIPGSDQIYRGPKNGDLTGKVDMSKMVGGGPRDMGFDYDFTVPCGIQGPIYTVYENQTWFPLGDDSEIIFFNEQTAKHPQDVSDKGPGLGDSNWDASQLGKLVSQKASNFIRSAATNDQPFFLYFCTHAVHLPHRPPAEFDGKPIKGTTPSNHLDMVAELDMQIKRIVDALKSTDTYDNTLIVLMSDNGGLTDGKAAKHGYAPGGGWNGSKNSPLEGGHRVPFIAVWPSQIEAGVCDELVVNQDLVATLAALVGTEIPVGQAPDSNNFLPLLTGEGEFQPRPYFVQQAGSRNEVMFRRMPWKLIIQSNHKRTLFEPKSLYNLMDDPTESHNLVDQSEYRATVDQLLKDYRQIVDSGQPTAPSRQALPVKP; translated from the coding sequence GTGAACCGTTTCTTACTGATTCCGTTGTTGATCACATTGGCCGTTGCCGATGGCTGGGCCGACAGCACATCGCCCAATATCGTCGTCATCATGGCAGACGATTTGGGCCTGGGAGACGTCGGCTTTCACGCGCGGAAGTTTCGCAATCAGGATCCGATCGTCGACACACCCAACATCGATGCGCTGGCCGAGCATGGCTTGTGGTTCACCGACGGACACTCCGCGACGGCGCTTTGTGCACCGACACGTTACAGCGTGATGAGCGGGAAGAATGGTTACCGATCCTACGCGCCCTGGGGCGTCTGGAGCACGTTCGCACCGTCCGCTCTGATCAAAGGCGAAGCCACCTTGGGCAGTGTGGTGCAAGACGCCGGTTATCGGACCGGGTTTGTCGGCAAGTGGCATCTTGGAGGTGACTTTCTGATTCCCGGATCAGACCAGATCTATCGCGGACCAAAGAATGGCGATCTGACCGGCAAAGTCGACATGTCAAAGATGGTCGGTGGTGGCCCTCGCGACATGGGATTTGATTATGACTTCACCGTTCCCTGCGGAATTCAAGGACCGATCTATACGGTTTATGAGAACCAGACTTGGTTCCCCCTGGGCGACGATTCGGAAATCATTTTCTTCAACGAACAAACGGCAAAGCATCCGCAAGACGTTTCGGACAAGGGACCGGGGCTGGGAGATTCGAATTGGGATGCCAGTCAGCTGGGCAAGCTTGTTTCGCAAAAGGCCAGTAACTTCATTCGCAGTGCGGCAACGAACGACCAGCCTTTCTTTTTGTACTTCTGCACTCACGCGGTTCACCTGCCACACCGTCCACCGGCCGAGTTTGACGGCAAACCGATCAAGGGAACCACGCCGTCGAATCACCTGGACATGGTGGCGGAACTGGACATGCAGATCAAACGCATCGTCGATGCGCTGAAGTCCACCGACACGTATGACAACACGTTGATTGTTCTGATGTCTGACAATGGCGGCTTGACCGACGGGAAAGCGGCCAAGCACGGCTATGCACCCGGCGGCGGATGGAACGGCAGCAAGAATTCACCCTTGGAAGGCGGCCACCGAGTTCCTTTCATCGCCGTTTGGCCGTCACAAATCGAAGCGGGCGTTTGTGACGAATTGGTGGTCAACCAGGACTTGGTGGCAACGCTTGCCGCCTTGGTCGGTACCGAGATTCCTGTGGGTCAGGCGCCCGATTCGAATAACTTCTTGCCACTGTTGACTGGTGAAGGCGAATTTCAACCGCGCCCGTATTTCGTTCAACAGGCCGGATCAAGGAATGAGGTTATGTTCCGAAGGATGCCTTGGAAATTGATCATCCAAAGCAATCACAAGCGCACCTTGTTCGAACCCAAAAGCTTGTACAACTTGATGGATGATCCGACCGAGAGTCATAACTTGGTCGACCAATCCGAATACCGGGCCACCGTGGACCAGTTGCTGAAGGATTACCGCCAGATTGTTGATTCCGGGCAACCCACCGCACCCAGTCGCCAAGCTTTGCCGGTGAAGCCGTAG